In one Paramormyrops kingsleyae isolate MSU_618 chromosome 18, PKINGS_0.4, whole genome shotgun sequence genomic region, the following are encoded:
- the LOC111841994 gene encoding uncharacterized protein: MVQLWKVVEFEDKGTAIAPSNWLNETDNEKTCYWPPFDGQRLHKAVIDHILPEQGWSIHRHIRVLASCVSYDKAKQCLKKSVQPDCPTTDIQSDEEMAVRQKRRAKPNPRYMGDSDDDYNDKHAPKRRVPQPKVVMPVQGLAQPEQHNWYCTSQRPSNDWNTDRWQNENHQRGFDFEDIYTHTPSQQQVHVDTPQSTSPKHHQPQYHTLQKPSCYQGSNLAEFSGGHSEDPRKIMNDIALHKVLLALGQIKEEVLFLKQTTLQIKAQLKMLETEVAKGFKSEPNNSQTSLAFAPPISLPIKNEMDLEETERILLADTERKKLITYYTMTGGHNPTSMERRILVQTFTNEFASSLNWAGRGKKRGLQCTKLQDCIFYAVRKVFSSRTHAEFADVVKRWLRYAPEREGGKQRKPSQP, from the exons ATGGTACAGTTGTGGAAAGTGGTGGAGTTTGAGGACAAAGGTACAGCTATTGCACCATCCAACTGGCTGAATGAGACGGATAATGAGAAGACATGCTACTGGCCACCATTTGATGGGCAGCGACTTCATAAGGCTGTCATAGACCACATCCTACCAGAACAGGGCTGGTCCATTCACAGGCATATAAGAGTGTTGGCAAGCTGTG TATCATATGATAAAGCCAAACAATGTCTCAAGAAGTCTGTACAACCAGATTGCCCAACAACAGACATTCAGTCAGATGAAGAAATGGCTGTGAGGCAGAAAAGAAGAGCGAA GCCTAATCCCCGATACATGGGGGACAGTGACGATGATTATAATGACAAACATGCTCCCAAAAGAAGAGTTCCCCAACCTAAAGTTGTTATGCCAG TCCAAGGCCTTGCACAGCCTGAACAACACAACTGGTATTGCACCTCACAGCGCCCCAGCAATG ATTGGAACACTGACAGATGGCAAAATGAAAATCACCAAAGAG GTTTTGACTTTGAAGAcatctatacacacacaccttcacAGCAGCAGGTTCATG TAGACACACCGCAGAGTACCAGTCCCAAGCATCATCAGCCACAGTACCACACATTGCAGAAGCCTTCTTGCTACCAAg GATCAAATCTTGCAGAGTTTTCCGGGGGTCACTCTGAAGATCCTCGGAAGATAATGAATG ACATTGCACTTCACAAAGTTCTGCTAGCCTTAGGGCAAATTAAAGAAGAGGTCCTCTTCCTAAAGCAGACAACTCTTCAGATAAAGGCACAACTTAAAATGCTGGAAACAGAGGTTGCCAAAGGTTTTAAATCAGAACCTAACAACTCCCAAACATCCTTGGCATTTGCACCACCTATCAGCTTGCCCATCAAAAATGAGATGGATCttgaggagacagagaggattTTGTTGGCTGACACAGAGAGAAAGAAACTG ATAACATACTACACCATGACTGGTGGGCACAACCCCACAAGTATGGAAAGACGAATACTTGTACAAACTTTTACAAATGAGTTTGCCAGTTCCCTCAATTGGGCTGGACGAGGAAAGAAAAGAGGCCTGCAATGTACAAAGTTACAGGACTGCATTTTCT ATGCTGTGCGAAAGGTGTTTTCTTCAAGGACgcatgcagagtttgcagatgTTGTTAAGCGGtggctgcggtatgccccagagcgtgagggtggCAAGCAGCGCAAACCTTCACAGCCTTAA
- the LOC111842473 gene encoding ELMO domain-containing protein 1-like isoform X1: MKHFLSTLAQFFMFLYCKFLWRTLKFVTRKVTGRCEMQRICYNNKPGARRTLKIESSLKFSKSGLLQSAVNVHADSVEKTIDVIMALKKINPDTNPQLAISLQASLYQIVGYRSLVVEVEKLRREPYDCENPDHEEMLLKLWRTLRPESPLSGRISKQWCDIGFQGSDPKTDFRGMGLLGLQTLLYFAEHDKASALQVLHDSLQPRHRSASKDEASQMSKAEWERKKSDKAIGYSFAIVGINITELAYSLLVSGALKTHLYNVAPEMPNLVHFQQTFCYLMQEFHRFWIEEDPCDIMEFNRVRERFHKRVQRQLRNPDMALCPHFPASHLHLVNL, encoded by the exons TACACTTGCACAGTTTTTTATGTTCCTGTACTGCAAATTTCTGTGGAGGACGTTGAAGTTCGTGACCCGAAAGGTCACGGGACGGTGTGAGATGCAGCGCATCTGTTACAACAACAAACCAGGCGCCCGCCGGACCTTGAAGATAG AATCATCTCTCAAGTTCTCCAAGAGTGGG CTCCTGCAGTCTGCTGTCAATGTCCATGCAGACTCTGTTGAGAAGACCATTGATGTCATTATGGCATTAAAAAAGATCAACCCTGACACAAACCCACA GTTGGCCATCTCTCTTCAGGCCAGCCTCTACCAGATTGTGGGCTACAGGAGCCTAGTGGTTGAGGTGGAGAAGCTGCGAAGAGAGCCATATGACTGTGAGAACCCTGATCATGAGgaaatgctgctgaag TTGTGGAGGACACTTCGCCCCGAATCTCCTCTGAGTGGGCGCATCTCCAAGCAGTGGTGTGATATTGGTTTCCAAGGCAGTGACCCCAAGACTGACTTCAGGGGAATGGGGCTCCTGGGCTTACAAACTCTTCT GTACTTCGCTGAACACGACAAGGCCAGTGCACTACAGGTCCTCCATGACTCACTGCAGCCCAGGCACAG GAGTGCATCCAAGGATGAGGCCAG CCAGATGAGCAAAGCAGAGTGGGAGCGGAAGAAGTCTGATAAGGCCATTGG GTACTCTTTTGCCATCGTGGGCATCAACATCACTGAGCTGGCCTACTCCCTCCTGGTGAGCGGTGCCTTGAAGACACACCTCTATAATGTGGCACCAGAGATGCCGAATCTGGTTCATTTTCAACAGACCTTTT GTTACCTCATGCAGGAGTTTCACAGGTTCTGGATTGAGGAGGACCCCTGTGACATCATGGAGTTCAATCGCGTGCGTGAGAGGTTCCACAAGCGGGTGCAGAGACAGCTGAGGAACCCTGACATGGCCCTGTGTCCCCACTTTCCTGCCTCTCACCTGCACCTGGTTAACCTATAG
- the LOC111842473 gene encoding ELMO domain-containing protein 1-like isoform X2, with translation MKHFLSTLAQFFMFLYCKFLWRTLKFVTRKVTGRCEMQRICYNNKPGARRTLKIESSLKFSKSGLLQSAVNVHADSVEKTIDVIMALKKINPDTNPQLAISLQASLYQIVGYRSLVVEVEKLRREPYDCENPDHEEMLLKLWRTLRPESPLSGRISKQWCDIGFQGSDPKTDFRGMGLLGLQTLLYFAEHDKASALQVLHDSLQPRHSQMSKAEWERKKSDKAIGYSFAIVGINITELAYSLLVSGALKTHLYNVAPEMPNLVHFQQTFCYLMQEFHRFWIEEDPCDIMEFNRVRERFHKRVQRQLRNPDMALCPHFPASHLHLVNL, from the exons TACACTTGCACAGTTTTTTATGTTCCTGTACTGCAAATTTCTGTGGAGGACGTTGAAGTTCGTGACCCGAAAGGTCACGGGACGGTGTGAGATGCAGCGCATCTGTTACAACAACAAACCAGGCGCCCGCCGGACCTTGAAGATAG AATCATCTCTCAAGTTCTCCAAGAGTGGG CTCCTGCAGTCTGCTGTCAATGTCCATGCAGACTCTGTTGAGAAGACCATTGATGTCATTATGGCATTAAAAAAGATCAACCCTGACACAAACCCACA GTTGGCCATCTCTCTTCAGGCCAGCCTCTACCAGATTGTGGGCTACAGGAGCCTAGTGGTTGAGGTGGAGAAGCTGCGAAGAGAGCCATATGACTGTGAGAACCCTGATCATGAGgaaatgctgctgaag TTGTGGAGGACACTTCGCCCCGAATCTCCTCTGAGTGGGCGCATCTCCAAGCAGTGGTGTGATATTGGTTTCCAAGGCAGTGACCCCAAGACTGACTTCAGGGGAATGGGGCTCCTGGGCTTACAAACTCTTCT GTACTTCGCTGAACACGACAAGGCCAGTGCACTACAGGTCCTCCATGACTCACTGCAGCCCAGGCACAG CCAGATGAGCAAAGCAGAGTGGGAGCGGAAGAAGTCTGATAAGGCCATTGG GTACTCTTTTGCCATCGTGGGCATCAACATCACTGAGCTGGCCTACTCCCTCCTGGTGAGCGGTGCCTTGAAGACACACCTCTATAATGTGGCACCAGAGATGCCGAATCTGGTTCATTTTCAACAGACCTTTT GTTACCTCATGCAGGAGTTTCACAGGTTCTGGATTGAGGAGGACCCCTGTGACATCATGGAGTTCAATCGCGTGCGTGAGAGGTTCCACAAGCGGGTGCAGAGACAGCTGAGGAACCCTGACATGGCCCTGTGTCCCCACTTTCCTGCCTCTCACCTGCACCTGGTTAACCTATAG
- the LOC111842473 gene encoding ELMO domain-containing protein 1-like isoform X3, with amino-acid sequence MFLYCKFLWRTLKFVTRKVTGRCEMQRICYNNKPGARRTLKIESSLKFSKSGLLQSAVNVHADSVEKTIDVIMALKKINPDTNPQLAISLQASLYQIVGYRSLVVEVEKLRREPYDCENPDHEEMLLKLWRTLRPESPLSGRISKQWCDIGFQGSDPKTDFRGMGLLGLQTLLYFAEHDKASALQVLHDSLQPRHRSASKDEASQMSKAEWERKKSDKAIGYSFAIVGINITELAYSLLVSGALKTHLYNVAPEMPNLVHFQQTFCYLMQEFHRFWIEEDPCDIMEFNRVRERFHKRVQRQLRNPDMALCPHFPASHLHLVNL; translated from the exons ATGTTCCTGTACTGCAAATTTCTGTGGAGGACGTTGAAGTTCGTGACCCGAAAGGTCACGGGACGGTGTGAGATGCAGCGCATCTGTTACAACAACAAACCAGGCGCCCGCCGGACCTTGAAGATAG AATCATCTCTCAAGTTCTCCAAGAGTGGG CTCCTGCAGTCTGCTGTCAATGTCCATGCAGACTCTGTTGAGAAGACCATTGATGTCATTATGGCATTAAAAAAGATCAACCCTGACACAAACCCACA GTTGGCCATCTCTCTTCAGGCCAGCCTCTACCAGATTGTGGGCTACAGGAGCCTAGTGGTTGAGGTGGAGAAGCTGCGAAGAGAGCCATATGACTGTGAGAACCCTGATCATGAGgaaatgctgctgaag TTGTGGAGGACACTTCGCCCCGAATCTCCTCTGAGTGGGCGCATCTCCAAGCAGTGGTGTGATATTGGTTTCCAAGGCAGTGACCCCAAGACTGACTTCAGGGGAATGGGGCTCCTGGGCTTACAAACTCTTCT GTACTTCGCTGAACACGACAAGGCCAGTGCACTACAGGTCCTCCATGACTCACTGCAGCCCAGGCACAG GAGTGCATCCAAGGATGAGGCCAG CCAGATGAGCAAAGCAGAGTGGGAGCGGAAGAAGTCTGATAAGGCCATTGG GTACTCTTTTGCCATCGTGGGCATCAACATCACTGAGCTGGCCTACTCCCTCCTGGTGAGCGGTGCCTTGAAGACACACCTCTATAATGTGGCACCAGAGATGCCGAATCTGGTTCATTTTCAACAGACCTTTT GTTACCTCATGCAGGAGTTTCACAGGTTCTGGATTGAGGAGGACCCCTGTGACATCATGGAGTTCAATCGCGTGCGTGAGAGGTTCCACAAGCGGGTGCAGAGACAGCTGAGGAACCCTGACATGGCCCTGTGTCCCCACTTTCCTGCCTCTCACCTGCACCTGGTTAACCTATAG
- the LOC111842530 gene encoding uncharacterized protein isoform X2 — MKLLHLSHQLPAGRCERSQVQGESSARGESQPASLQTTFCDENTREKWHAEMTQSHASSGIFSSPKMDAQNRRAIQVLCALDCNEKPRKRKRRTWVRQWLEISRQQGVSVLQRELEMHDKTGFRELLCMTAEEFDFMLGMVEHLITKQDTKLRLAISPRERLALTLRFLVTGESFRSLGFQYRIGTSTLSQIVMETCAAVYQVMKNDFLKTPSTEAEWRTIAQDFEVKWQFPHCLGALDGKCINIQFPVKSGSLHHDYKGRSSVVITAAVDANYRFIYASVGTQGSVSDSGVFTHSDLCKAMDQSLLNFPLPEPLPNSDIMMPYMFVADDAYPLRNDLMKPYPIRKMDHSHRVLNYRLSRAHRVVENAFGILANRLRVFRCSLCLEPEKVVKLTMASLCIHNFLCERKSEAYIPPGFADWENADHKIFDGSWRSQGIGILQPVRHGKDHDPTVTAQSQRDILSDYFLSPAGHIPWQEEHI, encoded by the exons ATGAAGCTCCTTCACCTGTCCCATCAACTTCCAGCAGGGAGGTGCGAGAGGAGTCAAGTGCAAGGGGAGTCAAGCGCAAGAGGAG AGTCCCAACCAGCGAGTCTCCAAACTACGTTTTGTGACGAAAACACACGCGAGAAGTGGCACGCGGAAATGACGCAATCCCATGCATCGAGTGGGATTTTTTCTTCTCCCAAAATGGATGCCCAAAACAGACGGGCAATCCAAGTACTTTGTGCACTCGATTGCAATGAAAAACCAAggaagagaaagagaagaacaTGGGTGAGACAGTGGCTTGAGataagcaggcagcagggagtgTCTGTTCTGCAGAGAGAGTTGGAG ATGCATGATAAGACTGGGTTCAGGGAGTTGCTGTGTATGACAGCAGAGGAGTTTGATTTCATGCTGGGGATGGTCGAACACCTCATTACCAAACAGGACACCAAACTGAGACTGGCTATATCCCCGAGAGAGCGTTTGGCTTTGACCCTGAGGTTCTTGGTAACAG GTGAATCATTCAGGTCACTCGGGTTCCAGTACAGGATTGGGACCAGCACTCTTTCGCAGATTGTCATGGAGACCTGTGCTGCTGTGTACCAGGTCATGAAAAATGACTTCCTGAAG ACACCATCAACGGAGGCAGAGTGGCGGACAATAGCCCAGGACTTCGAAGTCAAGTGGCAGTTTCCACATTGCCTTGGTGCGCTTGATGGAAAATGCATCAATATACAATTTCCAGTAAAAAGTGGCAGCCTTCACCATGATTACAAGGGCAGGTCCTCTGTGGTAATAACGGCTGCTGTGGATGCGAACTACAGATTCATCTACGCAAGTGTGGGTACACAAGGTAGCGTCTCAGACTCTGGGGTTTTCACTCACTCTGACCTGTGCAAAGCAATGGACCAGAGCCTGCTGAACTTTCCTCTGCCTGAACCATTGCCCAACTCTGACATAATGATGCCGTACATGTTTGTGGCCGATGATGCGTATCCTTTAAGGAATGACCTCATGAAGCCATATCCAATCAGGAAGATGGATCACAGTCATAGGGTGCTAAACTATCGTCTCTCTAGAGCACACAGGGTTGTAGAAAATGCATTTGGCATTCTTGCGAACAGGTTGAGGGTTTTCAGGTGCAGCCTGTGCTTGGAGCCAGAGAAGGTGGTTAAGCTAACTATGGCCTCCCTCTGCAtccataattttctctgtgaaCGCAAGTCTGAGGCATATATACCTCCAGGCTTTGCAGATTGGGAGAACGCTGACCACAAAATATTTGATGGATCCTGGAGGAGTCAAGGGATTGGGATTTTACAGCCAGTGAGGCACGGAAAAGACCACGACCCAACAGTCACTGCACAATCTCAACGTGACATCCTGAGTGATTATTTTCTCTCTCCTGCAGGCCACATTCCTTGGCAGGAGGAGCACATTTAG
- the LOC111842530 gene encoding uncharacterized protein isoform X1: MIYDAQDTERSKSSSSSTPPALCTFQPIIPSPLPTESQPASLQTTFCDENTREKWHAEMTQSHASSGIFSSPKMDAQNRRAIQVLCALDCNEKPRKRKRRTWVRQWLEISRQQGVSVLQRELEMHDKTGFRELLCMTAEEFDFMLGMVEHLITKQDTKLRLAISPRERLALTLRFLVTGESFRSLGFQYRIGTSTLSQIVMETCAAVYQVMKNDFLKTPSTEAEWRTIAQDFEVKWQFPHCLGALDGKCINIQFPVKSGSLHHDYKGRSSVVITAAVDANYRFIYASVGTQGSVSDSGVFTHSDLCKAMDQSLLNFPLPEPLPNSDIMMPYMFVADDAYPLRNDLMKPYPIRKMDHSHRVLNYRLSRAHRVVENAFGILANRLRVFRCSLCLEPEKVVKLTMASLCIHNFLCERKSEAYIPPGFADWENADHKIFDGSWRSQGIGILQPVRHGKDHDPTVTAQSQRDILSDYFLSPAGHIPWQEEHI, translated from the exons ATGATATATGATGCTCAGGACACTGAAAGGAGTAAATCATCGTCCTCATCCACACCACCAGCGCTGTGCACATTCCAACCGATCATTCCATCTCCACTACCAACAGAGTCCCAACCAGCGAGTCTCCAAACTACGTTTTGTGACGAAAACACACGCGAGAAGTGGCACGCGGAAATGACGCAATCCCATGCATCGAGTGGGATTTTTTCTTCTCCCAAAATGGATGCCCAAAACAGACGGGCAATCCAAGTACTTTGTGCACTCGATTGCAATGAAAAACCAAggaagagaaagagaagaacaTGGGTGAGACAGTGGCTTGAGataagcaggcagcagggagtgTCTGTTCTGCAGAGAGAGTTGGAG ATGCATGATAAGACTGGGTTCAGGGAGTTGCTGTGTATGACAGCAGAGGAGTTTGATTTCATGCTGGGGATGGTCGAACACCTCATTACCAAACAGGACACCAAACTGAGACTGGCTATATCCCCGAGAGAGCGTTTGGCTTTGACCCTGAGGTTCTTGGTAACAG GTGAATCATTCAGGTCACTCGGGTTCCAGTACAGGATTGGGACCAGCACTCTTTCGCAGATTGTCATGGAGACCTGTGCTGCTGTGTACCAGGTCATGAAAAATGACTTCCTGAAG ACACCATCAACGGAGGCAGAGTGGCGGACAATAGCCCAGGACTTCGAAGTCAAGTGGCAGTTTCCACATTGCCTTGGTGCGCTTGATGGAAAATGCATCAATATACAATTTCCAGTAAAAAGTGGCAGCCTTCACCATGATTACAAGGGCAGGTCCTCTGTGGTAATAACGGCTGCTGTGGATGCGAACTACAGATTCATCTACGCAAGTGTGGGTACACAAGGTAGCGTCTCAGACTCTGGGGTTTTCACTCACTCTGACCTGTGCAAAGCAATGGACCAGAGCCTGCTGAACTTTCCTCTGCCTGAACCATTGCCCAACTCTGACATAATGATGCCGTACATGTTTGTGGCCGATGATGCGTATCCTTTAAGGAATGACCTCATGAAGCCATATCCAATCAGGAAGATGGATCACAGTCATAGGGTGCTAAACTATCGTCTCTCTAGAGCACACAGGGTTGTAGAAAATGCATTTGGCATTCTTGCGAACAGGTTGAGGGTTTTCAGGTGCAGCCTGTGCTTGGAGCCAGAGAAGGTGGTTAAGCTAACTATGGCCTCCCTCTGCAtccataattttctctgtgaaCGCAAGTCTGAGGCATATATACCTCCAGGCTTTGCAGATTGGGAGAACGCTGACCACAAAATATTTGATGGATCCTGGAGGAGTCAAGGGATTGGGATTTTACAGCCAGTGAGGCACGGAAAAGACCACGACCCAACAGTCACTGCACAATCTCAACGTGACATCCTGAGTGATTATTTTCTCTCTCCTGCAGGCCACATTCCTTGGCAGGAGGAGCACATTTAG